Part of the Henckelia pumila isolate YLH828 chromosome 2, ASM3356847v2, whole genome shotgun sequence genome is shown below.
CAAACACATTCCTTTTATTTCTACAATTCTCATACCCATCACATTTCTTAAAATCTCTCTTCCGGCCTAGACGACGAAAAACAGCAATCAGTATCTTCTTATTCTGCACTCAATGATCATATAGCTTGATTAAAATGGTGAGTTTCGGTTGATCATGTTGTTggtttaatatacaattttcaaTTTCTTCATCACTGATGAAAAATGATGACTTCTACTTCTGCAATGATCCAGGGAACTCCCGTAAACATCATCGTTGGAACCCATGTTTGGGCTGAGGACAATGAAGCCGCCTGGATCGATGGAGAAGTTGTAGAGATCAAAGGAACAGATGTTGTCATAGTTGCTACTAATGGGAAGACTGTAAGTCTTATTTCACATCCACATTCAATTACATTCTTTTTTTATCTAGTCTGTTCTAGTTGATGATTCAATTAAGTGATTGCCTCGGGTAGAAGCATATGTAACAACGCGAAGAGTTCATAAGCTGTAGCCTTCTAACTGACGGCGAATCTTTTGGTACAGTATAACAGCCTTAGCAGTTCTCCTACAGTTTGGAGTGCGATAAATTTCTCTGAGGTCATGGTACTATATCGTCACATGAAATATGAAGTTTTAATTAGACTGCAAGAGTCTTAACGATCTCTGATGATATATTAACCAGGTTctgtggaagaagaagaagatgtacTAGAAAACTCTGTGAATGAATGAATAGTATTCAAGAAAGTTTTATACTAGAACTGAACTTAATCATGCATGAGTGGAAAACACAAAACAGATTAACAAAATCAATAAAAGGTGGATAAAGGATAATCTGTAACAGAATCAAATGCTAACTCGTTTAGCGATATTTGACATATCCGTCTAAAGTACCTAAATTAAACAGTTGAGCCACTTCAATTTTCAGATAGTGGCAGCTATTTCCAGCATATACCCGAAAGACATGGAAGCTCCCCCTGCTGGAGTTGATGATATGACCAAGTTAGCTTACCTCCACGAGCCAGGAGTCTTATATAACCTTGCGTCCCGTTTCGCTCTCAATGAAATATATGTAAGTCTTAGACATCCGCAGAAGAATATAATGCAAAATGACAATCAAATCTATTGATATTTCTGATTAAAGATAAAGCTAATGACTACTGAAATGTGTCCAGACTTACACTGGGAATATTTTAATAGCAGTCAATCCTTTCCGGAGGTTGCCACATTTGTATGATGTCCACATGATGGAGCAGTACAAAGGGGCCGCCTTTGGAGAGCTAAGTCCGCATCTTTTTGCAGTTGCAGATACCTGTTACAGGTTCATCTTTGGCACAgaataatcacaaataaattaaaattatcgACGACACTTCAGTGACAAGTTAAGCTTCATTCTTCAGGGCAATTATTAATGAACATGGAAGTCAATCTATCTTGGTGAGTGGCGAGAGTGGAGCTGGTAAAACTGAGACAACGAAAATGTTAATGAGATATCTTGCATTTATGGGCGGAAGATCTGGTACTGAAGGAAGAACAGTTGAACAACAGGTTTTGGAGGTGAGGACAAACAACTCTATTTCTTAGCCGTATAGGTATTTCTTGTCATCGAAACTCAACGTCTACCTCTTCAGTCCAACCCGGTGCTGGAAGCATTTGGCAATTCAAAGACTGTAAAGAATAATAATTCCAGGTAAAGAAAAAGCTTACTAGTTTTTCAAGTTCAAGTGGTAACAATGTCTCTTGGCTGTTGACACAAGTTCATGAATTGGActtgaaaataattttacatGACTGGGTCTTTGTACCAGTCGTTTTGGTAAATTTGTAGAGATCCAATTCGATAAGCATGGAAAAATCTCAGGAGCTGCAGTTCGAACGTATCTTCTTGAAAGATCACGTGTTTGCCAAGTCTCTGATCCAGAAAGGAATTATCATTGCTTTTACATGCTTTGTGCTGCACCACCAGAGGTGACCTCTAATGATCTAGTAAGAATCAACTTGGGATACATTCATATGAAGCCAACTAAGTTCTACCATATCACTGCAGGAAGTGAAGAAATTTAAACTTGGAGATCCGAGAACATTTCACTATCTAAATCAAAGTAATTGCTACGAAGTTGCAAACGTTGATGATGCCAGAGAATACCTGGAAACCAGAAATGCCATGGATGTAGTCGGAATCAACCAGGATGAGCAGGTGTGCCACCTGAATTCAGATATGTATAGAAAAGTCTAGTTGATAAATTATAGGTGAAAAAAATACTATCAACCAACTCAGCTTTTCAATTCTTCCAATTGCTGttgttttttcttcaaaatttttctttttgtttttgttgtgttttcttTATCTAGGAAGCCATATTCCGTATAGTAGCTGCTATACTGCATATGGGGAATGTTGAATTTGTAAAGGGGAACGAAACAGACTCTTCTAAGATTAAAGATGATAAGGCACGGTATCACCTTAAGACGGCTGCTGAGCTACTCATGTCAGAACTCCCAGCGATACGACTCCTCTTCTTAGCTAGTATTTCTCTCGAATATTTTTGTTCACTATGTGTTTGAATAGGTGTGATGAAAAAGCAATGGAGGACTCTCTCTGCAAGCGTGTGATTGTAACTCCAGACGGAAGCATTACAAAACCTCTGGATCCAGAAGCAGCTGTTACAAGCCGGGATGCTTTTGCAAAGACAATATATTCAAGATTATTTGATTGGTAACATGAAAACCACTTGTTTTTCAATTCATAAATTACACTTATTAGACAATATATTCTAAATATTTTCCCAAGCTCGATGCATAAAGAGACAGCCCCAACATCTTTGAATCATTCCAGTATGTCATGGTATAAAAGACCGCTCAGCAAAAAACGAGAGGAATTCAGAACCTTGACATTCAAATGAAATTGTACATTAAAAGGAACCTTAGTTAACTTAAACTCGATATGACTTACCACAATTAAATGTTCATTAATGGGATGCCATTTATCTAACTTTGGATATAGCTCAGACAAACTGTTGTGGCCAAACTTCTTTTAGAATGAAGTAGCAATTACTCATCCGGAATGACTCGAACTCAAGGTCTATGTCTTGGAAAACGAACAAATATACCCACTGGGCCGTTGTCCTAGAAAACATTGATTTCTGCATTCTTATTCCATGCTTCAAGTCTGATTATTCAGTATAAAAGGATAACACCAATGAGtgaaaagaataatcatcatgGTGTTGCTTGTCTAAAATTATGACAGGATTGTGGACAAGATAAATAGTTCAATTGGTCAAGATCCTAATGCTAAGAGCATCATCGGAGTCCTTGATATATATGGATTTGAAAGCTTCAAAGTTAACAGGTATACTGTGCTAGTTAACTTGGTGTAACAATTACATCTCAAGACTAATTTTTTACTTATTCTATGCATTGCAGTTTTGAGCAGTTATGTATAAACCTAACAAATGAAAAGTTGCAACAGCATTTCAATCAGGTTATAATAAAAATCAGCATGACTTTCAGAACCACCTAAACTTGCAATCACATGTACATGACCGGTATGTTGATTCAATTTAAATGTatatttacagcatgtattcAAGATGGAGCAGGAAGAGTATACAAAGGATGAAATCGACTGGAGTTATGTTGAATTTGTAGATAATCAAGATGTCTTGGATCTTATTGAAAAGGTATGCCCACATTCTCATCATATGCAGTTTATGTTAACTCATGTGACATCTTGGCAACAGTGAAGATTTACCTGAGAATAACATAGAAATTCACTTGCAGAAACCTGGAGGAATAATTGCTCTTCTTGATGAAGCCTGGTATGTTACTCCTGCTTGCAATATCATGAAACCACCTTCCTAATTTTTGAATAAGTATTCCACCAAAAAGTCATTCTTTAGTTCAATGTCCTCCCTTGTCAATTTCCTTGCGAACCATACAGATCATGCCCACTCTCTCCTTCAACCTATTGTTAAAGGTCGTAGCCCTCTGGAGTTGATATATCGAGGAAATTCCCAGAAATAATTAAGTTTGATCTCGGTTCTCATTCTCATCaatatttggaaaaaaacatGCGTCGATACAAATATGGTCACAACATTTCAGAACATCGAACACCACCAAAGGGCATATATAGCTGAGCCTGCCTCATCTCTTTTGCAGCATGTTTCCAAAGTCGACTCATGAGACCTTTGCGCAAAAGATGTACCAGACTTACAAAGGACACAAACGCTTTAGCAAGCCTAAACTTGCCCGAACTGATTTCACCATAAATCACTATGCCGGTGACGTGCGTACAATTATCaaagaaatataaaaaaaatcattgccCAATCATTTTTATCATGCTATTCTGGTCAAACAGGTTATCTATCAAGCAGATCAGTTCCTAGACAAAAATAAGGACTACGTTGTTGCAGAACATCAAGCTCTTTTGCTTGAATCCAAGTGCTCATTTGTTGCAAATCTCTTTCCTCCATTACCGGAGGAAACATCTAAACAATCCAAGTTTTCCTCCATTGGTGCTCGTTTTAAGGCAAGTACAACTAGTAAGTAGTAACTTTGAGTGATAAACATTACTGCACAATTCTAATAACCCAATTTGTGACATGCAAATATGAATTTGCAGCAACAATTACAAGCTTTAATGGaaactttgagcacaacagaGCCACATTACATCAGATGTGTAAAGCCCAATACAGTTTTGAAACCTGGAATATTTGAGAATTTCAATGTCTTAAACCAGTTACGATGTGGAGTAAGTTGAACAACCATAATAGTTTTTTGCTTCCACGGCACACCTGCCCTGGCTTTCTAAGTTATATCTTCCATTTACACAACATCTGTTGTATGTGCGGTAGGGTGTGCTGGAGGCTATAAGAATAAGCTGTGCTGGATATCCAACAAAAAGAACATTTGATGAGTTCGTAGATCGTTTTGGAATGCTTGCTCCAGATGTTGTCGATGGGTatgtaatattataataattacagATTCATTTTGTTCTCCATTCAAGAAAATAAAAGCATTGACAAAGTCAGAAGTTCTCGGCCACTAGGAGGAACATACTATCAAAATCTTGGTCTGATGCTATCTTTTGTGACTTCCGTACAGATCTGATGAGAAAACAGCAAGTATTACTATCTGTGAGAAAATGGGGTTAAAAGGCTATCAGGTATAGAAACCAGATATAAGAGCTTGCTTTTTGCTTTTGGAGTTTCTAAATATTTCGAATAgctaacacccagtattttcaGATTGGCAAAACCAAGGTCTTTCTTAGAGCAGGGCAGATGGCTGAATTAGATGCACGTAGAGCTGAAGTTCTGGCTCGTGCCGCAAAATGCATCCAGAGGCAAATCCGAACACATCTTACCAGGAAAGAGTTTATAATCCTACGAAAGGCTACCCTACGAATTCAGAAACTTTGGAGAGGTAACtcggtttttttttaaacttaaatAGTTAAAATTATGTGGTAAATATCCCAACGACATCGCAAGGAATTCTAGGCATATTATCTTTCAGCCATTCGGACAAACAAGCATATTGCAATTCACTGAAAAGTGTGagatataatatttttcaaaaattattgaagCAGCATTTGAAACAACTTTTTCACTATGCTTGTCACATAGGTTGGCTTGCACGTAAACTTTTCGAACACATGAGGAGAGAAGCCGCATCAATTCGGATACAGAAACACACACGTGGCCATACAGCAAGAAGATGTTACACCAAATTACAGGAAGCAGCAATAGTTATTCAAACTGGCTTACAAGCAATGGCAGCAAAAAATGAGCACAGACGGAGAAAACGGCACAAAGCAGCAACTATTATTCAGGTAGTTAACTGGCACTTCAGAATCCAGTGCAAAATGAATGGAAAGATTTCATTTGGTACACATCATGGAAACTGTTGATGAAACCTGACATGAGATCAAATTTATATCATGAGAGTTAACTAAGATATATCCGATATTGAACATGGGTAATTCTAAGAATTTGTGCCCAAATCTGGTTCTAACTATAAACTAACTTCACAATGTACATGGATATAGGACACATCCTCTCTCTTTcagcatatatatgtatatttataaagGTAGGACGATGTAAGATTGGAAATCAGTATCCACTAAGTTATTACATAGACCAACTGATTAACTTCATTTTTCAGAGTTATTGTCCAAGTCATTAAGCAATAGTATTAAGTCTTACTCGCTCAAATATAGAAGTTGAATTGACACTAAAACTAATAATTACTTTATCTTTGTTTTTTCCAAGACGCAATGGAGAAAATTCCACGCCCTTTCTGGATATAATCGGATCAAAATATCTACACTTGCACTTCAATGCCTCTGGCGAGCCAGGCTAGCTAGGAGGGTTCTCCGAAAATTGAGAATGGTTAGTATGTCTTCCAAACAAAAGCATACTTCATCTACTCTATTTACTTTTATACTCCTGATGTTAATAAGTAGACAGAAAGTAATGAATTATTAATAATTCAATTGTCCCAACACAGGAAGCAAGGGATACAGGAGCACTCAAGGAAGCGAAGGACAGGCTGGAAAAGCGTGTCGAAGAGTTAACATGGAGATTAGACTTTGAGAAGCACTTAAGAGTATACTAATTGCTTTTGAATTGAAGATAACACTTAAATCCAGCATATCATCCTCATTAGGTTGTTTTAGCATCCATAGCATCTAGGACTGAGATGGTAGTTGGCCGTCACTTTTATAAGAATTTCAATATTAATTTAAACCCTAAATTAAGCAATCACCGAtcatttaattttgcaaaagacTATTCTGTCATCAGAGAACCTTTATATGATAACAACCGCTGCGCATAATCAACTTGTGTGGACTTTCAAagtttttatagaaataatgAAATATATTCAGAAGATGTTTAACTTTTGATGACTTGTGATCAGAAATAAAAGTTTAATGTTGAATATAAGAGTATAACAACATATATATCATAGAGCTTAAAGTTGTCAATTCTTACGTCAATCATTATTTAATGTTGAATATAAGAGTATAACAACATATATATCATAGAGCTTAACAATTCTTACGTCAATCATTATCTTGCAGGTGGATGTGGAAGAAGCGAAGGGACAAGAAATAGCAAGACTGCAGAATGCATTACTAGATATGCAAATACAACTCGACGAAGCACGGGCAGCCATAATCCAAGAAAAGGAAGCTGCTAAGATAGCCATCGAACAAGCGCCACCAGTTATCAAAGAGGTACCAGTTGTGGACAACACAAAGGTGGAGCAATTGACAAGCCAAAACCATGAACATGAGGTAACATCTAGAAATTAAAGTCTATAACACTTTCCTGGAAGCCAAAAGTTCAGTTTTCATGCTGAATCGTCAAATACATAACGTGAAATATCAGCAGTGTTGTTTGTTTTGGGGGCATACCTATAAAGACAATCATGATTAAACCCAGTGATGCACACCGTGCTATAAGCAAAAATTTGAGCAACACTAAAGCTCTCAAAGAACAGCTTTATTACATAAAACATTGGACATggcaaaaaaattaacaaactcAAAGCAAGTGAAAGTTATCAAACACAAGAATGAGAACGAAAAATAAATAGCAAAACCCAGGCAAGACAAACCAAAACAGCCAAATACTAGCTCACATGGCACAGAGACTGAAGCTACTACGAGGCACCTAGCAACAAGTCAAGGCACAACCCTTTTAGCATAGCATGGGCATTGGAACACCATAAAACTTGAACATCCTTTAAACGTGACTCACATGTAGAGATTGTGAATTCAAGTTGAAATGTAGCATAATAATCATAAATTTTGCTTGTACACTAAAGAATATTTATATACTGTTGTCAACTGGTTTATAAGGTTTATGTTGGAAGCTATTTGACATCATAAAATTATTGTGTGTCTTGTCTTTTACCTCAGCTCCAATATGCATAAGCACACCAAACCGTGCCCCTTTAATAATTCTGAATGCACCACAAAATTTGAAGTCGGTCATAACCATATTCATTTTACAGTAGCTAATTCAAGTTTGCATGTGCAGGAAGAGATCAAAGATTTAAAGAAACTTGTAGACGAATTCCAGCAGAGTTACTCAAATGTTGAAAAAGAAAGTCATGCTAGATTTAAAGAAGCGACAGAAGCGCAGACGAGAGCCTTACAACTTCAAGAGACAATAGAAAGGTACCTGATTTGAATTGTTCATACATTAGCATGCCAAAATTGTCCATCTATTTTCACTGTacccactttatgttatttcaGAATAGAAGTGAATCTTTCAAATCTTGAATCGGAGAATCGGGTTCTAAGGCAGCAGGCTTTGGCTGCATCAGCTGAA
Proteins encoded:
- the LOC140881495 gene encoding myosin-12 encodes the protein MGTPVNIIVGTHVWAEDNEAAWIDGEVVEIKGTDVVIVATNGKTIVAAISSIYPKDMEAPPAGVDDMTKLAYLHEPGVLYNLASRFALNEIYTYTGNILIAVNPFRRLPHLYDVHMMEQYKGAAFGELSPHLFAVADTCYRAIINEHGSQSILVSGESGAGKTETTKMLMRYLAFMGGRSGTEGRTVEQQVLESNPVLEAFGNSKTVKNNNSSRFGKFVEIQFDKHGKISGAAVRTYLLERSRVCQVSDPERNYHCFYMLCAAPPEEVKKFKLGDPRTFHYLNQSNCYEVANVDDAREYLETRNAMDVVGINQDEQEAIFRIVAAILHMGNVEFVKGNETDSSKIKDDKARYHLKTAAELLMCDEKAMEDSLCKRVIVTPDGSITKPLDPEAAVTSRDAFAKTIYSRLFDWIVDKINSSIGQDPNAKSIIGVLDIYGFESFKVNSFEQLCINLTNEKLQQHFNQHVFKMEQEEYTKDEIDWSYVEFVDNQDVLDLIEKKPGGIIALLDEACMFPKSTHETFAQKMYQTYKGHKRFSKPKLARTDFTINHYAGDVIYQADQFLDKNKDYVVAEHQALLLESKCSFVANLFPPLPEETSKQSKFSSIGARFKQQLQALMETLSTTEPHYIRCVKPNTVLKPGIFENFNVLNQLRCGGVLEAIRISCAGYPTKRTFDEFVDRFGMLAPDVVDGSDEKTASITICEKMGLKGYQIGKTKVFLRAGQMAELDARRAEVLARAAKCIQRQIRTHLTRKEFIILRKATLRIQKLWRGWLARKLFEHMRREAASIRIQKHTRGHTARRCYTKLQEAAIVIQTGLQAMAAKNEHRRRKRHKAATIIQTQWRKFHALSGYNRIKISTLALQCLWRARLARRVLRKLRMEARDTGALKEAKDRLEKRVEELTWRLDFEKHLRVDVEEAKGQEIARLQNALLDMQIQLDEARAAIIQEKEAAKIAIEQAPPVIKEVPVVDNTKVEQLTSQNHEHEEEIKDLKKLVDEFQQSYSNVEKESHARFKEATEAQTRALQLQETIERIEVNLSNLESENRVLRQQALAASAEEDSKEELNELKSKIRDLEAENTFLLSQKVVVEQIASPSLQVIQSEKNLDNGYHSNHNLQIMEQKQMAKEEMHKTEDAQLPLSVLTKQRSLTDRQQESYGAIIKCLLEDKCFDNGRPVAACIVYKALIQWRSFEADKTNIFDRIIHAIQSSIENEDNTKDLAYWLSTTSTLLFLMQRTIKASNTTAVAFKRNRSSPISFFGRMAQGPRASPMMTGISSGYSGMEGNPNVRSRIEAKYPALLFKQHLTACVEKIYGIIRDGLKKEISLFLNLCIQAPRAARIRPVRGACKGIHSQIITKQQGSSIHWQNIVHCLDQTNGVLSENYVSSTLKRKVFSQVFSFINVQLFNSFLLRRECCSFSNGEYVKAGLQELEHWCLKESHEFAGSSWDELQHIRQAVAFLVLHQKTQKSIDEITNELCPVLSMPQIYRIGTMFWDDKYATQGLSTEVIAKLKELTVEDSINTPNNTFLLDVDSSIPFSIDEISQSFQDINVKDVEPPPLLRQRSDFHFLLQTSE